A stretch of the Mycobacteroides immunogenum genome encodes the following:
- a CDS encoding MmpS family transport accessory protein, translated as MYLVVLAVLTVAALFILKLRASDIPDEAAGTVSRLPTLGSLSERTVQYEAVGPAGTPATVSYLDDDGHNQNVDTVLPWQEALRTVEPSLVTSMVVQSNSSGVGCRITVNGKVRDEQVATASGGIASCKVQVA; from the coding sequence GTGTATCTTGTTGTGCTGGCGGTGCTTACCGTCGCGGCGCTGTTCATCCTCAAATTGCGTGCGAGCGACATCCCCGACGAGGCGGCCGGGACGGTCAGCCGCCTCCCCACGCTGGGCAGCCTTTCTGAACGGACCGTCCAATACGAGGCCGTCGGCCCCGCCGGGACTCCGGCGACGGTGTCCTACCTGGACGACGACGGCCACAACCAGAACGTCGACACGGTCCTGCCCTGGCAGGAGGCGCTACGCACCGTGGAGCCGTCCCTGGTGACCAGCATGGTCGTGCAGTCCAACAGCTCCGGGGTCGGATGCAGGATCACCGTCAACGGGAAGGTCCGAGACGAGCAAGTCGCCACCGCCAGCGGAGGCATCGCCAGCTGCAAGGTACAAGTCGCATGA
- a CDS encoding type I polyketide synthase: MVAVAIIGIGCRFPGGIGDADSFWNFVLHKGDAVADIPKDRWDADKYYDPDPDTPGRMYTRRGSFLTQEFRRFDADFFGISHREAAVLDPQQRLLLETTWEALDDAGIAGQALGGNVGTFIGGFMNDNMISRGLARNLEKINNFAAFSASQTLLSNRIAHALDLWGPSMTVDTACSSSLVTTHLAVRAVANGECDVALAGGVNVMFQPETFITMCKGRFLAADGRSKSFDAAADGYGRGEGVGIVVLKNLEQAQRDGDHIYAVIRGSGVNQDGRTIALPVPNPVSQQRLADRVIKEAGIDPALVGYIEAHGTGTSVGDPLEAQALGHSYGRVAGRAQPLVIGSVKNNFGHTEAAAGVAGLIKAALTVQRRTIVPQVVLDKLNPEIPFDELRIRIPTEVEPYPDLGAPAYAAVNSFGYGGTNAHVLVQEPPAPVPTEAPARDSIRIFPVSARSGSALHEVAGRYAKQLSSDLSQDGAQRLKTAATARRAQHYLRKGFVYRDADDLLAQLNTYAASDEAAPPRALVEGISDPVFVFSGMGPQWWGMARGLLEQPGDFRDTAAEIDEVFREVSGWSVIAELLRPQAESRVSRTEVAQPANFLVQSALAKHLQQFGIRPTAVVGHSVGEVAAAYVSGALSLRDAATVSFHRSRLQAKTAGSGGMLAVGLDADEAQRRAARFGTAVCVAAINSTAATTLSGDSAALQTLHDELAGDGIFARMLHVEVPYHSQLMDPILGELATSLAGLTPCAAEVPVYSTVTGEQMDSAAFAEPDYWCKNVRDSVFFAKAIDTLIADRYRVFLELGPHPVLLGNIRESFVRHSVSGAAIQTLHRDQDDEQSVLQAITDLYAVGAIDSPGQADVYESGVVPHMDLPKYPWSQEEVWEEDPLTLRARYGDADRFALLGDRAETLTPQWEVTLAPANLPWLPDHTVLGSVVLPGTAYLDAALSAVRQRSGRAQAGLDSVVFAVPLVVADHDAPITRITVDEPTKRFTVNGRSAHTQLWTAHANGRLVEANLGTKRIDVPTQSANDRVFDGADVYKGLSAVGLSYGPAFQRIQSVRIGAAGCVAQLASPESASAPRHAVHPALADAALQCIAVLLAARPELDIPPTAHVPASIDRVRLYREVPEDPIAVVEITSTQPLCANAYLASRDGEVALAMTGVTLRPVGSASTPLSELEQYFYEPRWEPLEEEVEGQPAPTVAAPAARPANAIVEIAQVPLAVAEGARRAAAAGVAVLNVDTVEKANLAETFAEALHRDEFLRVLVTVGSGKSAVENVAGLVTVAQSLRMVMEAETERGVVSPDVQVVLVSKNAFLAPGDRDLDLDQVALVGARRVLANEQHPAKWSLVDLPAAASAEEVTAEIGAMNRAEEVAVRQGLHWTQRMRRSLPELVAPWEEPFEPTDPEVAYEVQIPDTRTLKDIKLRACDRTEPGPRQVEVRIETVGLNYKDPLKVLGILTERELGKTYFKLEPGMEGFGVITRIGSQVDEVQVGESIAVAERGLLRRYLTFDLDGGAAWEPIADVHLQRDEFDPLAVGSGVPFFTAGYAFYKLADLQPGETVLVHGAAGGMGMAAVQIAANMGAVVYATAGSEERRRAALDLGATAAFDSRSVGFVDDILRITDGRGVDVIYNSLPGEMIAQNFAVAGEFCRIIEIGKADIYFGGATDLKPFSGNLSFHSIDMDRMLRLRPEIFRELRRECTEMLTAGKLTALPYTRFPIEEIVGAFEAVFRAEHMGRIVLDLRDQTPTLLPRKSEPVPVRPGHSYLITGGFGGFGLATARSLARAGATHLILASRSGATTDVARAQIEALRAADVDVWEERIDISDYDQVADLVAKVEASGHPLRGVFHAAAVAHDEVIADISAESLHKVFGPKVEGARNLDKATREHDVPLDHFVLYSSISGLIGIVPQLTYAAANSMLDGLAASRHAAGLPALAVSWGAMSGGGMAESDAIVKFLDSVGLRRLNMDMGAAFIQECSRFPLPQVAIAGIDWGVLRTPLPSTAKSTRFAHLSAEAAAVSNEQAAFRAAVLGLPEEERGPMVTKELAKELANVLKVDVDSIDPKGPIADLGIDSLMAVEFAARAGKQLNIQISAFQFTPDLTLEAVGARVALLIAQGVGDPDHDGM; the protein is encoded by the coding sequence TTGGTCGCGGTGGCCATCATTGGCATTGGATGCAGGTTTCCCGGTGGAATTGGCGATGCGGACAGTTTCTGGAACTTTGTGTTACACAAAGGCGACGCGGTCGCAGACATTCCGAAAGACCGGTGGGACGCGGATAAGTATTACGATCCGGACCCCGACACCCCGGGACGGATGTACACGCGCCGGGGCAGCTTTCTGACACAGGAGTTCCGGCGGTTCGACGCGGACTTCTTCGGGATATCGCACCGCGAGGCCGCCGTCCTGGATCCTCAGCAGCGGCTGCTTCTCGAGACCACCTGGGAGGCGCTCGACGACGCGGGGATCGCGGGGCAGGCCCTGGGCGGCAATGTGGGAACGTTTATTGGCGGCTTCATGAATGACAACATGATCAGCCGGGGGTTGGCCCGAAACCTTGAGAAGATCAACAACTTTGCCGCATTCAGCGCCTCGCAGACGCTGCTGTCCAATCGCATCGCCCACGCCCTGGATCTGTGGGGGCCGAGCATGACCGTGGACACCGCATGTTCCTCCTCGCTGGTCACCACGCACCTGGCGGTGCGGGCGGTCGCGAACGGCGAGTGTGACGTGGCGCTTGCCGGCGGGGTGAACGTCATGTTCCAGCCGGAGACGTTCATCACCATGTGTAAGGGCCGATTCCTCGCTGCCGACGGCCGCAGTAAGTCGTTCGACGCCGCAGCCGACGGTTATGGCCGGGGCGAGGGCGTCGGGATTGTGGTGCTGAAGAACCTCGAGCAGGCCCAACGCGACGGTGACCATATATATGCGGTGATTCGCGGCAGCGGGGTCAATCAAGACGGACGAACCATCGCGCTACCGGTACCAAACCCGGTGTCGCAGCAGCGTCTCGCGGACCGGGTGATCAAGGAGGCGGGTATCGATCCGGCGCTGGTCGGGTACATCGAGGCCCACGGCACGGGCACCAGTGTGGGCGACCCGCTGGAGGCGCAGGCGTTGGGCCACTCGTACGGCAGGGTGGCCGGGCGGGCGCAGCCGTTGGTGATCGGCTCGGTGAAGAACAACTTCGGGCACACCGAGGCCGCCGCGGGAGTCGCGGGCTTGATCAAGGCCGCGCTCACCGTGCAGCGCCGCACCATCGTGCCGCAGGTAGTGCTGGACAAGCTCAATCCCGAAATTCCGTTTGACGAGTTGCGGATCCGGATCCCGACTGAGGTCGAGCCGTACCCAGATCTAGGCGCACCGGCCTATGCGGCGGTCAACAGCTTCGGCTATGGCGGGACCAACGCGCACGTGCTGGTGCAGGAGCCGCCCGCGCCGGTGCCGACGGAGGCTCCGGCTCGGGACAGCATCCGGATCTTCCCCGTCTCCGCGCGCAGTGGTTCCGCGCTGCATGAGGTGGCCGGGCGCTATGCCAAGCAGTTGAGCTCGGATCTCTCCCAGGACGGTGCGCAGCGCTTGAAGACCGCCGCGACGGCTCGTCGCGCGCAGCACTACCTGCGCAAGGGGTTCGTCTACCGTGATGCTGATGATCTTCTCGCGCAGCTGAATACCTATGCCGCGAGCGACGAGGCGGCCCCGCCGCGCGCCCTCGTGGAGGGGATCTCGGACCCGGTGTTCGTCTTCAGCGGCATGGGCCCGCAGTGGTGGGGAATGGCGCGCGGTCTGCTGGAGCAACCCGGAGACTTCCGCGACACCGCTGCCGAGATCGATGAGGTGTTCCGCGAGGTTTCGGGCTGGTCGGTGATCGCCGAGCTGCTGCGACCGCAGGCGGAGTCGCGGGTAAGCCGCACCGAGGTGGCCCAGCCGGCTAACTTCCTGGTGCAGTCTGCACTGGCAAAGCACCTGCAACAGTTCGGAATCCGGCCCACGGCTGTGGTGGGACACAGTGTCGGCGAAGTGGCTGCTGCGTATGTCAGTGGCGCGCTCTCGCTGCGGGATGCCGCTACCGTCTCATTCCACCGGTCGCGTCTGCAGGCGAAGACGGCGGGGTCGGGCGGCATGCTCGCGGTGGGCCTTGACGCCGACGAGGCCCAGCGCCGTGCCGCACGATTCGGCACAGCGGTATGCGTCGCCGCCATCAACAGCACGGCGGCGACGACGCTCTCCGGTGACTCCGCGGCACTGCAGACCCTGCACGACGAGCTTGCCGGCGACGGGATTTTCGCCCGAATGCTGCACGTCGAGGTGCCGTACCACAGCCAGCTCATGGATCCCATCCTCGGTGAACTGGCGACCTCACTGGCGGGGCTGACCCCCTGCGCGGCAGAGGTTCCGGTGTACTCCACGGTCACCGGAGAACAGATGGACAGCGCGGCCTTCGCCGAGCCCGACTACTGGTGCAAGAACGTGCGCGACAGCGTCTTCTTCGCGAAAGCCATCGACACACTCATCGCAGACCGGTACCGCGTGTTCCTGGAACTCGGACCACACCCGGTCCTTCTCGGGAACATCCGCGAAAGTTTTGTGCGCCACAGCGTGTCCGGTGCCGCCATCCAGACACTGCACCGTGACCAGGACGATGAACAGTCGGTGCTGCAGGCCATCACCGATCTGTACGCGGTGGGGGCGATTGACTCCCCGGGGCAGGCCGATGTCTACGAGAGTGGCGTAGTCCCGCACATGGACCTGCCGAAGTACCCGTGGTCTCAAGAAGAGGTGTGGGAGGAAGACCCCCTCACGTTGCGTGCGCGATACGGCGACGCTGATCGCTTCGCTCTGCTCGGCGACCGCGCGGAGACGTTGACGCCACAGTGGGAAGTTACCCTCGCTCCCGCGAATCTGCCCTGGCTGCCCGACCATACGGTGCTGGGCTCTGTCGTGTTGCCCGGAACCGCATACCTGGACGCCGCGTTGTCCGCGGTCCGCCAACGCTCTGGCCGCGCTCAGGCCGGGCTCGATTCGGTGGTGTTCGCGGTGCCGTTGGTGGTCGCCGACCATGACGCCCCGATCACGCGCATCACGGTGGATGAACCGACCAAACGGTTCACCGTCAATGGCCGTTCCGCGCACACCCAACTGTGGACCGCACATGCCAACGGGCGGTTGGTCGAGGCGAATCTGGGCACGAAGCGGATTGACGTCCCGACGCAATCGGCGAACGACCGGGTGTTCGACGGTGCGGACGTCTACAAGGGTTTGTCTGCCGTGGGGCTTTCGTACGGTCCGGCATTTCAGCGGATCCAGAGTGTGCGGATCGGCGCGGCCGGCTGTGTCGCCCAACTCGCGAGCCCAGAATCCGCTTCCGCGCCAAGGCATGCCGTACATCCCGCGCTTGCCGATGCCGCCCTGCAGTGCATTGCGGTTCTGTTGGCGGCGCGCCCGGAGCTGGACATACCGCCGACGGCGCACGTGCCGGCGTCCATCGACCGCGTACGTCTCTATCGCGAGGTACCCGAGGATCCGATCGCGGTCGTCGAGATCACCAGCACGCAGCCGTTGTGTGCCAATGCCTACCTGGCGTCGCGGGACGGTGAGGTCGCGCTGGCCATGACCGGGGTCACGCTGCGCCCGGTGGGATCGGCCTCGACGCCGCTGTCCGAGCTTGAGCAGTACTTCTACGAGCCTCGTTGGGAGCCTTTGGAAGAGGAGGTTGAGGGTCAACCCGCGCCCACTGTTGCGGCACCCGCGGCCCGCCCCGCGAACGCGATCGTGGAGATCGCACAGGTACCCCTCGCTGTTGCCGAAGGAGCCCGTCGCGCGGCCGCCGCGGGTGTGGCCGTCCTGAATGTGGACACCGTGGAAAAAGCGAATCTCGCAGAGACTTTCGCCGAGGCCCTGCATCGGGACGAGTTCTTGAGGGTGTTGGTCACGGTGGGCTCCGGGAAGTCCGCGGTGGAGAATGTCGCGGGGCTCGTCACCGTCGCGCAGTCGCTGCGCATGGTCATGGAGGCCGAGACCGAACGCGGTGTCGTGAGCCCGGACGTACAGGTGGTCCTCGTCAGCAAGAACGCTTTCCTGGCTCCGGGTGATCGCGACCTGGATCTCGATCAGGTGGCATTGGTGGGGGCGCGCCGAGTGCTGGCGAACGAGCAGCATCCCGCCAAATGGTCTCTGGTGGATCTGCCGGCGGCCGCCAGCGCCGAGGAGGTGACCGCGGAGATCGGCGCGATGAACCGCGCCGAGGAAGTCGCGGTGCGCCAGGGTCTGCACTGGACCCAGCGCATGCGGCGGTCCCTGCCCGAACTCGTCGCACCCTGGGAAGAACCATTTGAGCCCACAGATCCCGAGGTGGCCTATGAGGTGCAGATCCCAGATACCCGCACGCTCAAGGACATCAAGCTTCGTGCCTGCGATCGCACCGAACCGGGCCCACGGCAGGTGGAGGTCCGGATCGAGACCGTCGGACTCAACTACAAAGATCCGCTCAAGGTGCTGGGTATCCTGACGGAGCGTGAGCTCGGCAAGACGTATTTCAAGTTGGAGCCCGGTATGGAGGGCTTCGGTGTCATCACCCGCATCGGCTCGCAGGTCGATGAGGTGCAGGTGGGCGAAAGCATCGCCGTCGCGGAGCGGGGCCTGCTGCGCCGCTACCTGACGTTCGACCTCGACGGCGGCGCGGCCTGGGAACCGATTGCGGATGTGCACCTGCAGCGCGATGAATTCGACCCTCTCGCAGTGGGTTCCGGGGTCCCGTTCTTCACCGCGGGCTATGCCTTCTACAAGCTGGCCGATCTGCAACCCGGTGAGACCGTTCTCGTGCACGGTGCGGCGGGCGGCATGGGCATGGCTGCGGTACAGATCGCGGCCAATATGGGCGCGGTCGTCTATGCGACAGCCGGTAGCGAGGAGCGGCGCCGCGCGGCGCTGGATCTGGGTGCCACCGCGGCCTTCGACTCGCGGTCGGTCGGATTCGTCGACGACATCCTGCGGATCACCGATGGGCGTGGGGTAGACGTCATCTACAACTCACTCCCGGGCGAAATGATCGCCCAGAACTTCGCGGTCGCGGGGGAGTTCTGCCGCATCATCGAGATCGGGAAGGCGGACATCTACTTCGGCGGGGCGACGGATCTCAAGCCGTTCAGCGGCAACCTGTCGTTCCACTCGATCGATATGGACCGCATGTTGCGGTTGCGGCCGGAGATCTTCCGCGAGCTGCGCCGCGAATGCACCGAGATGCTCACCGCGGGCAAGCTCACTGCGCTGCCGTACACGAGGTTCCCGATCGAGGAGATAGTGGGGGCGTTCGAGGCGGTGTTCCGTGCGGAACATATGGGCCGCATCGTGCTGGATCTGCGCGACCAGACTCCTACGCTGTTGCCCCGAAAGTCCGAGCCAGTCCCGGTGCGTCCCGGCCATTCCTATCTGATCACCGGTGGATTCGGCGGGTTCGGATTGGCCACCGCCCGCTCGCTGGCCAGGGCCGGTGCAACCCATCTGATTCTGGCCAGCCGCAGCGGTGCCACCACCGACGTGGCCCGCGCGCAGATCGAAGCCTTGCGCGCGGCCGACGTCGATGTGTGGGAAGAGCGGATCGATATCAGCGACTACGACCAGGTCGCGGATCTCGTGGCGAAGGTGGAGGCTTCAGGACATCCGCTGCGCGGTGTCTTCCACGCCGCCGCGGTGGCCCATGATGAGGTGATCGCAGATATCAGCGCGGAGTCGCTGCACAAGGTGTTCGGGCCCAAGGTCGAGGGTGCCCGCAATCTCGACAAGGCCACGCGCGAGCACGACGTGCCACTCGATCACTTTGTGCTCTACTCCTCGATCAGTGGACTCATCGGCATCGTGCCGCAGCTGACGTATGCGGCGGCGAACAGCATGCTGGACGGGCTCGCCGCTTCCCGGCACGCGGCCGGGCTGCCCGCGCTGGCGGTGAGTTGGGGCGCGATGAGTGGCGGCGGCATGGCCGAATCGGATGCCATCGTGAAGTTCCTCGACTCGGTAGGGCTGCGCCGCCTCAACATGGATATGGGGGCGGCCTTCATACAGGAATGTTCACGCTTCCCGCTGCCGCAGGTCGCTATCGCGGGCATCGACTGGGGAGTGTTGCGCACACCGTTGCCCTCTACCGCCAAGAGCACACGTTTCGCGCATCTGTCCG